In Bordetella genomosp. 11, the sequence TGAACCTCCAGCCGCGTGCCAACGCGCCGGCCCGGCCGCCCATCCCGACGCCCCAGGTTCCCGCCACTCCGGCGGACGAGGCCGCGATGCTGCCGGTGCGCAGCGCCAAGCTCACGCCCGGCACCGTCGCGCGGCGGGTCATCGAGGCCCCGGGCCTGCGGCCTTTCGTGGTCGTCGGCGACGACGAGGCGTCCCATGCCTGGTTGCGCCGCCAGGCGGCCGCGCTGCGCGAGCGCGGCGCGGTCGGTTTGGTGGTCAACGTCGAGACCGTCCAGGGCCTGGAGCGATTGCGCGCACTGGCGCCCGGCGTGCCCCTCGCGCCCGTGTCCGGCGACGACCTGGCTGAGCGTCTGGGTCTGCGGCATTACCCGGCGCTGATCACGGCCACCGGCATCGAGCAATGAAGCCATGTCGGGAAAGCAACCCGTCGAGGTCTTGTTGCGGCCAGCGGTGGAGCTATACACCGTCGCGGCGTGTGCAGGCGCCGCGTTTCTGTCCCTGGTGGCCCCGTGGTCGCTCGCGCTGAACCCCGCCATGGGCGTCGGCAGCGCGCTGGCGTTCGGGGCCTATGGCGCGATCCGCTACCGCGATGCCCGCGTCATCCTGCGCTACCGGCGTAACATCCGTCGCCTGCGGCGCTACGTGATGACCAGCAAGGGTGTGCCGGTCAGCCAGCAGCGGCTGTTCGTGGGG encodes:
- a CDS encoding integrating conjugative element protein, with the translated sequence MTTSHLAHLSVKGLLVLLAGLPLASLAGEPLIVVEDRGGTSALPYYETLNLQPRANAPARPPIPTPQVPATPADEAAMLPVRSAKLTPGTVARRVIEAPGLRPFVVVGDDEASHAWLRRQAAALRERGAVGLVVNVETVQGLERLRALAPGVPLAPVSGDDLAERLGLRHYPALITATGIEQ